In Zingiber officinale cultivar Zhangliang chromosome 6A, Zo_v1.1, whole genome shotgun sequence, a single genomic region encodes these proteins:
- the LOC121995043 gene encoding bidirectional sugar transporter SWEET5-like: protein MIMNQSIIRNIIGIIGNVISCGLFLSPMPTYVQIIKSKDVKKFSPIPYLATLLNCLLWFFYGLPIVHPNSLLVITINSIGIAFEVFYLTVFLIYAARQGRLKVMKLLALETVFMIVVVTSVLLLIHTTTKRSLVVGILCIIFGTCMYASPLVVMKLVIQTKSVEFMPFTLSLASFLNGVCWTSYGFLPFDINLLVPNGLGTLFGLAQLVLYACYFKSTSNKDARAEVELPV from the exons ATGATTATGAACCAAAGCATCATCCGCAACATCATCGGAATAATAG GGAATGTAATCTCGTGTGGTTTGTTTTTGTCGCCCAT GCCGACGTATGTACAAATCATCAAGAGCAAGGATGTGAAGAAGTTTTCGCCAATCCCTTACCTTGCTACATTACTCAATTgcttgctttggtttttctatgGATTGCCCATTGTCCACCCCAATAGCCTTCTCGTGATCACCATCAATAGCATTGGTATAGCCTTTGAAGTATTCTACCTCACTGTTTTCTTAATCTATGCTGCTCGCCAAGGTCGC TTGAAGGTCATGAAACTATTAGCACTTGAGACGGTGTTCATGATAGTTGTAGTAACTTCAGTGCTTTTGTTGATCCACACGACTACTAAGAGATCCTTAGTTGTGGGTATCCTCTGTATTATCTTTGGAACTTGCATGTATGCCTCCCCTCTTGTTGTGATG AAACTTGTGATTCAAACAAAAAGCGTGGAATTCATGCCTTTCACACTTTCTCTGGCTAGCTTCCTCAATGGAGTTTGTTGGACTAGCTATGGTTTCCTCCCCTTCGACATCAATCTCCTC GTTCCAAATGGTTTGGGTACTCTCTTTGGCCTTGCCCAACTAGTTCTCTATGCTTGTTATTTCAAGTCCACATCGAATAAGGATGCTAGAGCTGAAGTGGAGCTACCCGTCTAA
- the LOC121995044 gene encoding bidirectional sugar transporter SWEET5-like, with product MIMNQSIIRNIIGIIGNVISCGLFLSPMPTYIQIIKSKDVKKFSPIPYLATLLNCLLWFFYGLPIVHPNSLLVITINSIGIAFEVFYLTVFLIYAARQGRLKVMKLLALETVFMIVVVTSVLLLIHTTTKRSLVVGILCIIFGTCMYASPLVVMKLVIQTKSVEFMPFTLSLASFLNGVCWTSYGFLPFDINILVPNGLGTLFGLAQLVLYACYFKSTSNKDARVEVELPV from the exons ATGATTATGAACCAAAGCATCATCCGCAACATCATCGGAATAATAG GGAATGTAATCTCATGTGGTTTGTTTTTGTCGCCCAT GCCGACGTATATACAAATCATCAAGAGCAAGGATGTGAAGAAGTTTTCGCCAATCCCTTACCTTGCTACATTACTCAATTgcttgctttggtttttctatgGGTTGCCCATTGTCCACCCCAATAGCCTTCTCGTGATCACCATCAATAGCATCGGTATAGCCTTTGAAGTATTCTACCTCACTGTTTTCTTAATCTATGCTGCTCGCCAAGGTCGC TTGAAGGTCATGAAACTATTAGCACTTGAGACGGTGTTCATGATAGTTGTAGTAACTTCAGTGCTTTTGTTGATCCACACGACTACTAAGAGATCCTTAGTTGTGGGTATCCTCTGTATCATCTTTGGAACTTGCATGTATGCCTCCCCTCTTGTTGTGATG AAACTTGTGATTCAAACAAAAAGTGTGGAGTTCATGCCTTTCACACTTTCTCTTGCTAGCTTCCTCAATGGAGTTTGTTGGACTAGCTATGGTTTCCTCCCCTTCGACATCAATATCCTC GTTCCAAATGGTTTGGGAACTCTCTTTGGTCTTGCCCAACTAGTTCTCTATGCTTGTTATTTCAAGTCCACATCGAATAAGGATGCTAGAGTTGAAGTGGAGCTACCCGTCTAA
- the LOC121995045 gene encoding bidirectional sugar transporter SWEET6b-like gives MFIAGNVISCGLFLSPMPTYIQIIKSKDVKKFSPIPYLATLLNCLLWFFYGLPIVHPNSLLVITINGIGIAFEVFYLTVFLIYASRQGRLKVMKLLALETVFMIVVVTSVLLLIHTTTKRSLVVGILCIIFGTCMYASPLVVMKLVIQTKSVEFMPFTLSLASFLNGVCWTSYGFLPFDINLLVPNGLGTLFGLAQLILYACYFKSTPNKNAQADQLELPV, from the exons ATGTTCATTGCAGGCAATGTAATCTCGTGTGGTTTGTTTTTGTCGCCCAT GCCGACGTATATACAAATCATCAAGAGCAAGGATGTGAAGAAGTTTTCGCCAATCCCTTACCTCGCTACATTACTCAATTgcttgctttggtttttctatgGGTTGCCCATTGTCCACCCCAATAGCCTTCTCGTGATCACCATCAATGGCATCGGTATAGCCTTTGAAGTATTCTACCTCACTGTTTTCTTAATCTATGCTTCTCGCCAAGGTCGT TTGAAGGTCATGAAATTATTAGCACTTGAGACGGTGTTCATGATAGTTGTAGTAACTTCAGTGCTTTTGTTGATCCACACGACTACTAAGAGATCCTTAGTAGTGGGTATCCTCTGTATCATCTTTGGAACTTGCATGTATGCCTCTCCTCTCGTGGTGATG AAACTCGTGATTCAAACAAAGAGCGTGGAGTTCATGCCCTTCACACTTTCTCTTGCTAGCTTCCTCAATGGAGTTTGTTGGACTAGCTATGGCTTCCTCCCCTTCGATATCAATCTCCTC GTTCCAAATGGTTTGGGGACTCTCTTTGGCCTTGCTCAACTAATTCTCTATGCTTGTTATTTCAAGTCCACACCGAATAAGAATGCTCAAGCTGATCAGTTGGAGCTACCAGTCTAA